A section of the Pimelobacter simplex genome encodes:
- a CDS encoding MaoC/PaaZ C-terminal domain-containing protein, which produces MSVPLPTSWAFEDFAAGQVFESQGRTITETDLVTFAGWSWDTNPVHTDAVATSGPDGRFGGPIAHGLLGMSVAMGLASRLGVFEGCSVALLGVDEWRFVAPIRPGDTVRLRLEILGARRTSGGTTGVLDRRFTLLGADDVVVQEGRIGLLVACREPGAAQPS; this is translated from the coding sequence GTGAGCGTGCCGCTGCCGACGTCGTGGGCGTTCGAGGACTTCGCCGCCGGGCAGGTCTTCGAGAGCCAGGGCCGCACGATCACCGAGACCGACCTGGTGACGTTCGCCGGCTGGAGCTGGGACACCAACCCGGTGCACACCGACGCGGTGGCCACCTCCGGTCCGGACGGCCGCTTCGGCGGGCCCATCGCCCACGGACTCCTCGGGATGTCCGTCGCGATGGGCCTCGCCTCGCGCCTGGGCGTCTTCGAGGGCTGCTCGGTCGCCCTGCTGGGCGTGGACGAGTGGCGCTTCGTGGCGCCGATCCGGCCCGGTGACACGGTCCGGCTGCGGCTCGAGATCCTCGGCGCCCGTCGTACGTCGGGCGGGACGACGGGCGTGCTCGACCGGCGGTTCACCCTCCTGGGCGCCGACGACGTCGTCGTGCAGGAGGGCAGGATCGGGCTGCTGGTCGCCTGTCGCGAACCGGGTGCGGCTCAGCCGTCCTGA
- a CDS encoding VOC family protein encodes MTTTTTPSPVTELIAFTIDTPDAGRLARFYADLTGGEVTFEDTTYGYAQAALLGATFNFQTVADYSRPEWPGQEHPQQFHLDFRVGDLATARAHAEGLGAQLAPGQADGDGGAGWLVMVDPDGHPFCLCPPPAAESQDG; translated from the coding sequence ATGACCACCACGACCACTCCCAGCCCCGTGACCGAGCTCATCGCGTTCACCATCGACACGCCGGACGCCGGCCGGCTCGCCCGCTTCTACGCCGACCTCACCGGCGGCGAGGTGACCTTCGAGGACACCACCTACGGCTACGCCCAGGCGGCGCTGCTCGGCGCGACCTTCAACTTCCAGACGGTCGCGGACTACTCCCGCCCGGAGTGGCCCGGCCAGGAGCACCCCCAGCAGTTCCACCTCGACTTCCGGGTCGGCGACCTCGCCACCGCCCGCGCCCACGCCGAGGGCCTCGGCGCGCAGCTGGCGCCGGGTCAGGCCGACGGCGACGGAGGGGCCGGCTGGCTGGTCATGGTCGACCCCGACGGGCACCCGTTCTGCCTGTGCCCGCCGCCGGCCGCCGAGAGTCAGGACGGCTGA
- a CDS encoding GNAT family N-acetyltransferase, translated as MSGPRLRPARSGEAALLSALALRSKGHWDYDAEFLEACRDELTLRDDELAGRRTVVAELDDGRVAGFGTLEGTAPTGELGMLFVDPDAIGRGVGRALLGHLVAEARALGFTLLTIDADPHAEAFYLAAGAVRVRAVPSESIPGRVLPQLELSLVPEAPR; from the coding sequence GTGAGCGGCCCCCGGCTCCGCCCGGCCCGGAGCGGCGAGGCCGCGCTGCTGTCGGCGCTGGCGCTGCGGTCCAAGGGGCACTGGGACTACGACGCGGAGTTCCTGGAGGCCTGCCGCGACGAGCTGACGCTGCGCGACGACGAGCTCGCGGGCCGGCGTACGGTCGTCGCCGAGCTCGACGACGGACGCGTCGCCGGCTTCGGGACGCTCGAGGGCACGGCGCCGACCGGTGAGCTCGGCATGCTGTTCGTCGACCCCGACGCGATCGGCCGCGGCGTCGGGCGCGCCCTGCTCGGCCACCTCGTCGCCGAGGCCCGCGCACTCGGGTTCACGCTGCTGACGATCGACGCCGACCCCCACGCCGAGGCGTTCTACCTCGCGGCCGGGGCGGTGCGGGTGCGGGCGGTGCCGTCGGAGTCGATCCCGGGGCGGGTGCTGCCCCAGCTCGAGCTCAGCCTCGTGCCGGAGGCTCCGCGCTGA
- a CDS encoding ABC transporter permease has translation MSISLRSRLSTRFLGTDVLVLVCLALFILPLVMAVLLAFQEGPPGMRTGWSLQGVHDGLGGGEALGVLKATALYSLAVTVLSTIGAVYFAWLFARTDAWFRALLPLVMIAIIVTPSLFYAIAFDVLGSPRTGLINEVLRGVLSLDRADGPFHAQSWTGMVLVAAIRSTAFSFVLIAPAMMHVARPLEEAARLAGAGRLRTLFTVLVPVVAPSIIGAAILAVIQTLEAFEIPLILGTPAGNRVLSTQVFALLIGPTGANYPAAAALALPVMGVIALLVVWQRRLLRGKEFVTVSGKSGSMERTSLGRTRPVHSAVILVFVAIGFLLPVAQIVHSAFGDRMGDWTSFTSRHVERMADDDGLREAIVNSWVLAGFGGLAIAVFCVVISWVVYRTSARRSAVLSTTVWLATTLPGILLGVAVFVVALTVPGGRGLFGTVWLMLLGLFIAAAPVGVRAADGPVRQISPELYEAARLHGAGPVRAWVSSVLPLLPPGLLAAWFVGAVVISSNVAVPLLLSTPQTTLLSVEAMTRYREGDVGVAASLILVNLVIWVGVGAVVLILSKLAGLRHNDSRAS, from the coding sequence GTGAGCATCTCTCTCAGGAGTCGCCTGTCGACTCGTTTCCTCGGCACGGACGTGCTGGTGCTGGTCTGCCTGGCGCTGTTCATCCTGCCGCTGGTGATGGCGGTCCTGCTCGCCTTCCAGGAAGGTCCGCCGGGCATGCGCACCGGCTGGAGCCTCCAGGGCGTGCACGACGGACTCGGCGGCGGCGAGGCGCTCGGCGTCCTCAAGGCGACCGCGCTCTACTCCCTCGCCGTCACCGTCCTCTCGACGATCGGCGCGGTCTACTTCGCCTGGCTGTTCGCCCGGACCGACGCCTGGTTCCGCGCCCTGCTGCCGCTGGTGATGATCGCGATCATCGTGACGCCGTCGCTGTTCTACGCGATCGCCTTCGACGTCCTCGGCAGCCCGCGCACCGGCCTGATCAACGAGGTGCTGCGCGGCGTGCTCAGCCTCGACCGCGCCGACGGCCCCTTCCACGCGCAGTCGTGGACCGGCATGGTGCTCGTCGCGGCGATCCGCTCGACGGCGTTCTCGTTCGTGCTCATCGCCCCCGCGATGATGCACGTCGCCCGGCCGCTCGAGGAGGCCGCGCGCCTGGCCGGCGCCGGTCGCCTGCGCACGCTGTTCACCGTGCTGGTGCCCGTGGTCGCGCCGAGCATCATCGGCGCCGCGATCCTCGCGGTCATCCAGACCCTGGAGGCCTTCGAGATCCCGCTGATCCTCGGGACGCCGGCCGGCAACCGGGTGCTGTCCACGCAGGTCTTCGCCCTGCTGATCGGCCCGACCGGCGCCAACTACCCGGCCGCCGCCGCGCTCGCGCTGCCCGTGATGGGCGTGATCGCACTGCTCGTGGTCTGGCAGCGCCGGCTCCTGCGCGGCAAGGAGTTCGTCACCGTCAGCGGCAAGAGCGGCAGCATGGAGCGCACCTCGCTCGGGCGCACCCGCCCGGTCCACTCGGCCGTGATTCTGGTGTTCGTCGCCATCGGCTTCCTGCTGCCCGTCGCGCAGATCGTGCACTCGGCGTTCGGCGACAGGATGGGCGACTGGACGTCGTTCACCTCGCGCCACGTCGAGCGGATGGCCGACGACGACGGCCTGCGTGAGGCGATCGTGAACTCGTGGGTCCTGGCCGGCTTCGGCGGCCTGGCGATCGCGGTCTTCTGCGTCGTCATCAGCTGGGTCGTCTACCGCACCAGCGCGCGCCGCAGCGCGGTCCTCTCGACGACGGTGTGGCTGGCGACCACGCTGCCCGGGATCCTGCTCGGCGTCGCGGTGTTCGTCGTCGCGCTCACCGTGCCCGGCGGGCGCGGCCTGTTCGGGACGGTGTGGCTGATGCTGCTCGGCCTGTTCATCGCGGCGGCACCGGTCGGCGTACGGGCGGCGGACGGGCCGGTCCGGCAGATCTCGCCCGAGCTGTACGAGGCGGCGCGGCTCCACGGCGCCGGCCCGGTCCGGGCCTGGGTGAGCTCGGTGCTGCCGCTGCTCCCGCCGGGGCTGCTGGCCGCCTGGTTCGTCGGCGCGGTCGTCATCTCGTCCAACGTCGCCGTCCCGCTGCTGCTGTCCACTCCGCAGACCACCCTCCTCTCGGTGGAGGCGATGACCCGCTACCGCGAGGGCGACGTCGGCGTCGCCGCGAGCCTGATCCTGGTCAACCTGGTGATCTGGGTGGGCGTCGGCGCGGTGGTCCTGATCCTGTCCAAGCTGGCCGGCCTCCGGCACAACGATTCGAGGGCGTCATGA
- a CDS encoding MurR/RpiR family transcriptional regulator yields MSQKSGTDAASSAARRQWLASLLGGRDFSPKQLAVARFIEGNVYAAETRTASEVAELAEVNVATVVRFAQSLGFSGWPAFQAELRSQDRSHQLPTEIARRQLGDENPFEATLQADITSLSTALETVDQDQLRATAELIAGARRTVVVSAGSYSAVGQILAFNASLMGFPVTVAPQGGPELAVALAGLDESDCAVGISFWRLGRQVVSAMDTLQERGVPTVVMSDSLLSPFARRARHTVVVPTVGASIFQSLTAPVSVTYALLAMLWELAGDGRAERTLHSIEEMYGALGVLDR; encoded by the coding sequence ATGTCCCAGAAGTCCGGCACCGACGCGGCATCCTCCGCTGCCCGGCGGCAGTGGCTCGCCTCCCTGCTCGGGGGGCGCGACTTCTCCCCCAAGCAGCTCGCCGTCGCCCGCTTCATCGAGGGCAACGTCTACGCCGCCGAGACCCGCACCGCCAGCGAGGTCGCCGAGCTGGCCGAGGTCAACGTCGCCACGGTGGTGCGCTTCGCGCAGTCGCTCGGCTTCTCCGGCTGGCCGGCCTTCCAGGCCGAGCTGCGCAGCCAGGACCGCTCGCACCAGCTGCCCACCGAGATCGCCCGGCGCCAGCTCGGCGACGAGAACCCCTTCGAGGCCACGCTCCAGGCCGACATCACCTCGCTCAGCACGGCGCTCGAGACCGTCGACCAGGACCAGCTGCGGGCGACGGCCGAGCTCATCGCGGGCGCTCGTCGTACGGTCGTGGTGAGCGCGGGCAGCTACTCCGCCGTCGGCCAGATCCTGGCCTTCAACGCCTCGCTCATGGGCTTCCCCGTGACCGTCGCCCCCCAGGGCGGGCCCGAGCTCGCCGTCGCGCTGGCCGGGCTCGACGAGTCCGACTGCGCCGTCGGGATCAGCTTCTGGCGCCTGGGCCGCCAGGTCGTCTCGGCGATGGACACCCTGCAGGAGCGGGGCGTCCCGACCGTGGTGATGAGCGACTCGCTGCTCTCGCCGTTCGCCCGGCGCGCGCGGCACACGGTCGTCGTACCGACCGTGGGGGCGTCGATCTTCCAGTCCCTGACCGCTCCCGTGTCGGTCACCTACGCCCTGCTCGCGATGCTCTGGGAGCTGGCCGGCGACGGCCGCGCCGAGCGCACCCTGCACTCCATCGAGGAGATGTACGGCGCGCTCGGCGTGCTCGATCGCTGA
- a CDS encoding fatty acyl-CoA synthetase, protein MPDHLTAAARRNAIGDILPRTAARVPDKTALVYGATERTFAELDAVVARTASALAADGVARGDRFGIVARNSDEFAILYLALARTGAVSVPVNFMLNADEIAYILDDAGCTGVAVATEFVGTVADALARLAAPVARRVQITVDGGPLAEGWTELTTLLAYDGPVLPAADVAPDELIQLLYTSGTESHPKGVMLTSAALMAQYTSVIVGGRMSADDVELHTLPLYHTAQLHCFLTPALLLGSTSIVHSRPVPARIVADAARYGVTKFFAPPTIWIALLAELDATPGAAPGADLSTLRKGYYGAAAMPVEVLHQLAERLPDLELWNFYGQTEMSPIATILEPAYAATKLGSAGRPALNVETRVVDDADQPVPPGVVGEIVHRSPQLMTGYWRRPDLTEAAFAGGWFHSGDLGVFDEDGFLTIVDRKKDMVNTGGENVASREVEECLYLHPAVAEAAVVGLPHPQWVEQVTAAVVLKPGAAAGPEDLRAHCAERLAGFKVPKQVVLVEALPKNASGKILKRDLRTSLL, encoded by the coding sequence GTGCCTGACCACCTGACCGCCGCCGCCCGCCGCAACGCGATCGGCGACATCCTGCCGCGCACCGCCGCCCGGGTCCCGGACAAGACCGCGCTGGTCTACGGCGCGACCGAGCGCACCTTCGCCGAGCTCGACGCCGTCGTCGCCCGGACCGCCTCGGCCCTCGCCGCCGACGGCGTCGCCCGCGGCGACCGGTTCGGCATCGTCGCGCGCAACAGCGACGAGTTCGCGATCCTCTACCTCGCGCTGGCCCGGACGGGCGCGGTCTCCGTACCGGTGAACTTCATGCTCAACGCCGACGAGATCGCCTACATCCTCGACGACGCCGGCTGCACCGGCGTCGCGGTGGCGACCGAGTTCGTCGGCACCGTCGCCGACGCGCTGGCCCGGCTCGCGGCTCCGGTCGCGCGCCGCGTCCAGATCACCGTGGACGGCGGCCCGCTCGCCGAGGGCTGGACCGAGCTCACCACCCTCCTGGCCTACGACGGCCCGGTGCTCCCGGCCGCCGACGTCGCCCCCGACGAGCTCATCCAGCTGCTCTACACCAGCGGCACGGAGTCCCACCCCAAGGGCGTGATGCTCACGTCCGCGGCGCTGATGGCGCAGTACACGAGCGTCATCGTGGGCGGCCGGATGAGCGCCGACGACGTCGAGCTCCACACGCTGCCGCTCTACCACACGGCACAGCTGCACTGCTTCCTCACGCCGGCGCTCCTGCTCGGCTCGACGAGCATCGTGCACAGCCGCCCGGTGCCGGCCCGGATCGTCGCCGACGCCGCCCGCTACGGCGTCACGAAGTTCTTCGCGCCGCCCACGATCTGGATCGCGCTGCTGGCCGAGCTCGACGCCACCCCCGGCGCCGCTCCCGGTGCTGACCTGTCGACCCTGCGCAAGGGCTACTACGGCGCCGCGGCGATGCCGGTGGAGGTGCTCCACCAGCTCGCCGAGCGGCTGCCGGACCTGGAGCTGTGGAACTTCTACGGCCAGACCGAGATGAGTCCCATCGCCACAATCCTCGAGCCGGCGTACGCGGCCACCAAGCTCGGCAGCGCCGGACGCCCCGCGCTCAACGTCGAGACCCGCGTCGTCGACGACGCCGACCAGCCGGTGCCGCCCGGCGTCGTCGGCGAGATCGTGCACCGCAGCCCACAGCTGATGACCGGCTACTGGCGCCGTCCCGACCTCACCGAGGCGGCCTTCGCCGGCGGCTGGTTCCACAGCGGCGACCTCGGGGTGTTCGACGAGGACGGCTTCCTGACCATCGTCGACCGCAAGAAGGACATGGTGAACACCGGCGGCGAGAACGTCGCCAGCCGCGAGGTCGAGGAGTGCCTCTACCTCCACCCCGCCGTCGCCGAGGCCGCCGTGGTCGGCCTGCCGCACCCGCAGTGGGTCGAGCAGGTCACCGCGGCCGTCGTCCTCAAACCGGGCGCCGCGGCCGGTCCCGAGGACCTGCGCGCCCACTGCGCCGAGCGGCTCGCGGGGTTCAAGGTGCCCAAGCAGGTCGTGCTCGTCGAGGCACTGCCCAAGAACGCCAGCGGCAAGATCCTCAAGCGGGACCTACGGACCTCGCTGCTCTAG
- a CDS encoding helix-turn-helix domain-containing protein has protein sequence MPRWTPDGPLDLTEPAQLRDARGFSPSLRRYAPPPELADVVRRFWVPVWSLPDGEVSVQRVLQYPVCQVVLGSTGGQLVGPHSGLSTQELAGRGWAVGVMLQPAPGLALAGGPVAGLTNERRDLATVTALDGAGLLAGVRAVLGDDPAEVTRQQEACALVAEALAVLAPVDAEGRLVNAVVEYVEGEREVQRVGQVCAKFDIGERALQRLLRRRIGLSPKWLIQRRRLHDAADLLRTGAPVDLARVAAELGYADQAHFTRDFRAVTGLTPGEFSAEPPARG, from the coding sequence ATGCCCCGCTGGACGCCTGACGGCCCGCTCGACCTGACCGAGCCCGCCCAGCTGCGCGACGCGCGGGGGTTCAGCCCGTCGCTGCGGCGCTATGCGCCGCCGCCGGAGCTAGCGGACGTCGTCCGGCGCTTCTGGGTGCCGGTCTGGTCGCTCCCCGACGGCGAGGTGTCGGTCCAGCGGGTGCTGCAGTACCCGGTCTGCCAGGTGGTGCTCGGCTCCACCGGCGGCCAGCTCGTCGGGCCCCACAGCGGCCTGAGCACCCAGGAGCTCGCCGGTCGCGGGTGGGCGGTCGGGGTGATGCTGCAACCCGCGCCGGGACTGGCGCTCGCCGGCGGCCCGGTGGCCGGGCTGACCAACGAGCGGCGCGACCTCGCGACCGTGACCGCGCTCGACGGGGCCGGGCTGCTGGCCGGCGTGCGCGCGGTGCTCGGCGACGACCCGGCCGAGGTGACCCGCCAGCAGGAGGCGTGCGCGCTCGTCGCCGAGGCGCTCGCCGTCCTCGCTCCGGTGGACGCCGAGGGGCGGCTGGTCAACGCCGTCGTCGAGTACGTCGAGGGCGAGCGCGAGGTGCAGCGCGTCGGTCAGGTCTGCGCCAAGTTCGACATCGGCGAGCGCGCGCTCCAGCGCCTGCTGCGCCGCCGGATCGGGCTCTCGCCCAAGTGGCTGATCCAGCGCCGACGGCTGCACGACGCCGCGGACCTGCTCCGCACCGGGGCCCCGGTCGACCTGGCCCGGGTCGCCGCCGAGCTCGGGTACGCCGACCAGGCGCACTTCACCCGCGACTTCCGGGCGGTCACCGGCCTGACGCCGGGGGAGTTCAGCGCGGAGCCTCCGGCACGAGGCTGA
- a CDS encoding GNAT family N-acetyltransferase has translation MSRSSSAVRLARPADAYVVGGLLFDFNTEFDTPTPSAADFGDRFTRLLARPDVLVVLAEDTGSGEPTGFAFLTLRPTPYGDGPLAQLEELYVRPALRDAGIGTALLTRALAEVEGRGAIEMQINVDEVDVDTRRFYERHGFTNVEPGTDERMLCYLRELR, from the coding sequence GTGAGCCGGTCGTCCTCGGCGGTCCGGCTCGCCCGCCCCGCCGACGCGTACGTCGTGGGCGGGCTGCTGTTCGACTTCAACACCGAGTTCGACACGCCCACGCCGAGCGCGGCCGACTTCGGCGACCGGTTCACCCGCCTGCTCGCGCGCCCCGACGTCCTCGTGGTGCTCGCCGAGGACACCGGGAGCGGCGAGCCGACCGGGTTCGCCTTCCTGACCCTGCGTCCCACGCCCTACGGCGACGGCCCGCTGGCCCAGCTCGAGGAGCTCTACGTCCGCCCCGCCCTGCGCGACGCCGGCATCGGGACGGCGCTGCTGACCCGGGCGCTCGCCGAGGTCGAGGGACGCGGGGCCATCGAGATGCAGATCAACGTCGACGAGGTCGACGTGGACACCCGGCGGTTCTACGAGCGGCACGGCTTCACCAACGTCGAGCCGGGCACCGACGAGCGGATGCTCTGCTACCTGCGGGAGCTGCGGTGA
- a CDS encoding SRPBCC family protein, whose product MELEHSFTVPRGVGDVWDVLLDIERIAPCLPGATVTTVDGDDLTGEVKVKLGPVSLKYAGQACFVEKDHAAHRAVIEGSGRDARGNGAASARIVAAVTGDDRTAQVSVRTDLDITGKAAQFGRGVIGEVSGRLMDQFAAALAVELGPVGGAEGAGAPVAAVAPAPASGGSADLLRLVAPSLARRAAPALLGLAGAVGVVLVLRRRRRG is encoded by the coding sequence ATGGAGCTGGAGCACTCGTTCACGGTGCCGCGCGGGGTCGGTGACGTCTGGGACGTCCTCCTCGACATCGAGCGGATCGCCCCCTGCCTGCCGGGGGCGACGGTGACCACGGTCGACGGCGACGACCTCACCGGTGAGGTGAAGGTCAAGCTCGGTCCGGTCTCGCTCAAGTACGCCGGCCAGGCGTGCTTCGTCGAGAAGGACCACGCCGCGCACCGCGCCGTGATCGAGGGCTCCGGCCGGGACGCTCGCGGCAACGGCGCCGCGAGCGCCCGGATCGTCGCCGCCGTGACCGGCGACGACCGGACCGCGCAGGTCTCGGTCCGTACCGACCTCGACATCACCGGCAAGGCGGCGCAGTTCGGCCGCGGCGTGATCGGCGAGGTGAGCGGGCGGCTGATGGACCAGTTCGCCGCGGCGCTCGCGGTCGAGCTCGGTCCGGTGGGTGGGGCAGAGGGGGCCGGTGCCCCGGTCGCCGCCGTGGCCCCGGCCCCGGCGTCCGGCGGTTCGGCCGACCTGCTCCGGCTGGTCGCGCCCTCGCTCGCCCGGCGGGCGGCACCGGCGCTGCTGGGACTGGCCGGCGCGGTCGGCGTGGTGCTCGTCCTCCGGCGCCGCCGCCGCGGATGA
- a CDS encoding ABC transporter ATP-binding protein: MSTFISVAGAAVRYGRQTAVRSLDLDVPEGALVTLLGPSGCGKTTTLRTIAGLERLAAGVVRIGDKVVDAPAARTFVGPERRSIGMVFQNYALWPQMTVRQNVAYPMKIQRVRGAERRRRTDELLGMMGLDGYADRTPARLSGGQQQRVAIARALARDPRVLLFDEPLSNLDARLRRSLRAEIRKVHQDSGTTSLFVTHDHEEALAVSDYVGVMLDGDLVQFGDPVEVYSRPTNRRIADFFGFDNLVDVTPDAAAQVVVATGTGAVLPVRSEPALSGVPSVVALRRDQVRLADVDEAPGRRIAATVETVAYVGGLTEFDARYDGLLLRGSVDDVTLRRHRRSIPVPGEQVDLVLPEEGVALFRGDGDAGSPNPSGPTVPPVAAGVL, translated from the coding sequence ATGAGCACGTTCATCTCCGTGGCGGGAGCCGCGGTCCGGTACGGGCGGCAGACCGCCGTCCGCAGTCTCGACCTGGACGTGCCCGAGGGCGCGCTGGTCACCCTGCTCGGGCCGTCGGGCTGCGGCAAGACCACCACGCTGCGCACGATCGCCGGCCTGGAGCGGCTCGCCGCCGGCGTGGTGCGCATCGGCGACAAGGTGGTCGACGCGCCCGCGGCGCGGACCTTCGTCGGCCCGGAGCGCCGGAGCATCGGCATGGTCTTCCAGAACTACGCGCTGTGGCCGCAGATGACGGTCCGGCAGAACGTGGCCTACCCGATGAAGATCCAGCGGGTGCGCGGCGCCGAGCGGCGTCGTCGTACCGACGAGCTGCTGGGGATGATGGGCCTCGACGGGTACGCCGACCGCACCCCCGCGCGGCTCTCCGGTGGTCAGCAGCAGCGCGTCGCCATCGCCCGGGCACTCGCCCGGGACCCCCGCGTGCTGCTGTTCGACGAGCCGCTCTCGAACCTCGACGCCCGGCTGCGCCGCAGCCTGCGCGCCGAGATCCGCAAGGTGCACCAGGACTCCGGCACGACGTCCCTCTTCGTCACCCACGACCACGAGGAGGCGCTCGCGGTCTCCGACTACGTCGGCGTGATGCTCGACGGCGACCTCGTCCAGTTCGGCGACCCGGTCGAGGTCTACAGCCGCCCGACCAACCGCCGGATCGCCGACTTCTTCGGCTTCGACAACCTGGTCGACGTCACGCCCGACGCCGCCGCCCAGGTCGTCGTCGCGACCGGGACCGGCGCGGTGCTGCCGGTGCGCAGCGAGCCGGCGCTCTCCGGCGTCCCCAGCGTGGTCGCGCTGCGCCGCGACCAGGTCCGGCTCGCCGACGTCGACGAGGCACCGGGCCGCCGGATCGCCGCCACCGTCGAGACGGTCGCCTACGTCGGCGGCCTCACCGAGTTCGACGCCCGGTACGACGGCCTGCTGCTCCGCGGCAGCGTCGACGACGTCACCCTGCGCCGGCACCGCCGCAGCATCCCCGTGCCCGGCGAGCAGGTCGACCTGGTGCTGCCCGAGGAGGGCGTCGCGCTGTTCCGCGGCGACGGCGACGCCGGGTCCCCGAACCCGTCGGGTCCGACCGTTCCCCCGGTGGCCGCGGGCGTGCTGTGA
- a CDS encoding ABC transporter substrate-binding protein yields MKVKLAGIAIVSAIALFTSACGDDAVAGAERSDVVSSLEKQGIDNATATKMADLYEKAVDNGEDINFYGLAALPLQSSFDAFEKTFPGLKVAGTQLNAPDTITKVSSEVSSGRVAVGVTSGTVEVIGALHAQKAFDAMTPIQADQLADIAKDPAGYYAHALTPWGPVVPTDAPESAVPTTWKQVAGGDFEGSAAAVDPTITGLTAGMLTYLLDAGIIDEADVAGLAKSDYTGYADSGAALNAVGSGEKDLMLAHSYSVFAAQKEAGGLDLKFDFPLQDANITSPLFLALPKGAPNKAGSELLMNYLYSAPAQQQAVQGGYLPTLDGVDPGELFPPLADIPNPLAGPHVDDVAAVYEKWAPVLKNAFK; encoded by the coding sequence ATGAAGGTAAAGCTGGCAGGAATCGCGATCGTCAGTGCGATCGCGCTGTTCACGTCCGCCTGCGGGGACGACGCCGTCGCGGGAGCCGAGCGCTCCGACGTCGTGAGCTCGCTCGAGAAGCAGGGCATCGACAACGCCACCGCCACCAAGATGGCCGACCTGTACGAGAAGGCGGTCGACAACGGCGAGGACATCAACTTCTACGGGCTGGCGGCGCTGCCGCTGCAGTCCAGCTTCGACGCGTTCGAGAAGACCTTCCCGGGCCTGAAGGTCGCGGGCACCCAGCTCAACGCGCCCGACACGATCACCAAGGTCTCGTCCGAGGTCTCCAGCGGCCGGGTCGCCGTCGGCGTCACCTCCGGCACCGTCGAGGTCATCGGCGCGCTGCACGCCCAGAAGGCGTTCGACGCGATGACGCCGATCCAGGCCGACCAGCTCGCGGACATCGCCAAGGACCCGGCCGGCTACTACGCCCACGCGCTCACCCCCTGGGGGCCGGTCGTCCCGACCGACGCGCCCGAGTCCGCCGTACCGACGACGTGGAAGCAGGTCGCCGGCGGCGACTTCGAGGGCTCCGCGGCCGCGGTCGACCCGACCATCACCGGCCTGACCGCCGGCATGCTGACCTACCTGCTCGACGCCGGGATCATCGACGAGGCCGACGTCGCCGGGCTCGCGAAGTCCGACTACACCGGGTACGCCGACAGCGGCGCCGCGCTCAACGCCGTCGGCTCCGGCGAGAAGGACCTGATGCTCGCGCACTCCTACTCGGTCTTCGCCGCGCAGAAGGAGGCCGGCGGACTCGATCTGAAGTTCGACTTCCCGCTCCAGGACGCCAACATCACCTCGCCGCTGTTCCTCGCGCTGCCCAAGGGTGCGCCCAACAAGGCGGGCTCGGAGCTGCTCATGAACTACCTCTACAGCGCCCCGGCCCAGCAGCAGGCGGTCCAGGGCGGCTACCTGCCGACCCTCGACGGCGTCGACCCGGGTGAGCTGTTCCCGCCGCTGGCCGACATCCCGAACCCCCTCGCCGGCCCGCACGTCGATGACGTCGCCGCCGTGTACGAGAAGTGGGCGCCGGTCCTCAAGAACGCCTTCAAGTAG
- a CDS encoding IclR family transcriptional regulator gives MATSSSSAGPGRAHDLSTLRRGIEILEVLQQWAWCEDAHGWGNNRIADYLGADKSQVSRTLKVLTEAGWVERDPERKTYRLGPAIYSLGMRAADQPLMRVGAQVVRRAVAMTGCRVFLVVRRGDRAVTVWSDQPPEVQPVVASIGMMYPVAGTETGRALLYGSSPDEIREILGYSGLDEPALDRFVARVRQDREAGHSYGVLDDRSCGIVAVPIWTTGRKVVATLGAASPVLVDPANVAPVARTLLAAAAEITRQHTAAARAEVGVSAVPYQGWPARPELAGQF, from the coding sequence GTGGCGACGAGCAGCAGCAGTGCCGGACCGGGCCGTGCCCACGACCTCAGCACCCTGCGTCGCGGCATCGAGATCCTCGAGGTGCTCCAGCAGTGGGCCTGGTGCGAGGACGCGCACGGCTGGGGCAACAACCGGATCGCCGACTACCTCGGCGCCGACAAGTCGCAGGTCTCGCGCACCCTCAAGGTGCTCACCGAGGCCGGCTGGGTCGAGCGCGACCCGGAGCGCAAGACCTACCGGCTCGGCCCGGCGATCTACAGCCTCGGCATGCGGGCGGCCGACCAGCCGCTCATGCGGGTCGGTGCCCAGGTGGTGCGCCGGGCGGTGGCGATGACCGGCTGCCGCGTCTTCCTCGTCGTACGGCGGGGGGACCGGGCGGTGACGGTGTGGTCCGACCAGCCTCCGGAGGTGCAGCCCGTGGTCGCCAGCATCGGGATGATGTACCCGGTCGCCGGCACCGAGACCGGCCGGGCCCTGCTCTACGGCAGCAGCCCCGACGAGATCCGCGAGATCCTCGGCTACAGCGGGCTCGACGAGCCCGCGCTCGACCGGTTCGTCGCGCGGGTGCGCCAGGACCGCGAGGCCGGCCACTCCTACGGCGTCCTCGACGACCGCAGCTGCGGCATCGTCGCGGTCCCCATCTGGACCACCGGCCGCAAGGTCGTCGCCACCCTCGGTGCCGCGAGCCCGGTGCTCGTCGACCCGGCCAACGTCGCCCCGGTCGCCCGGACCCTGCTCGCCGCGGCCGCCGAGATCACCCGCCAGCACACCGCCGCGGCCCGCGCCGAGGTCGGCGTCTCGGCCGTGCCCTACCAGGGCTGGCCGGCCCGTCCCGAGCTCGCCGGGCAGTTCTGA